From Paenibacillus graminis:
GTTCTCCTACATTAGTGAAAGTAATCTTGAATCTTAGGCCTAGTTGATTTTGAAGTCTTTGAAATGCTGGATGATTGAAAATCAATACATCCTTTATAGCTTCTTTGTTCGTTTCATCCCTTTTTGATTGTACTGTAATGATTTGTTGTAATGTCGCAGCTGTTTGTTTCAGAGTATTGATTAAATCAAGTTTTGGTTTATCCGCTTCTTCTTGTAATAATCTTTGAAACAACCCAGACCATTGTTCTTTAAGGATCTTTATGATGTCTTGCGATGATTCGAAATCAAACATAGGATTATTCCTTGGTAATAACTCAAGTTCTTCAATGAATTCATATATTCTCTTGTCGTTTACAAATCGATACTTTATTTCAATATCTTTATTTATTTTATATGTTTCGTACTCGGATTTTACGTTTTTTTCCACAAAAATATAAACTTGCTTTCCTAAATCAAATGCTTGTTTGAATTCTTTTTGTGTAATTGAATAATTATCACCGAATTCCGACCCGAATCTACCACCTACTACTGAAACCAAAATATCACAGAGCTCAATCTCTTTCAAACAATAATCTGCTGGGGCCTGTTCTCTTCCATATGCGATTTGACCTCTTTCAAACAAAACAGGATCATATCCTTGCTCTCTGATAAATCTAGCTATATCTTCGCGGATATACCTTAAGTCGTAATAAGTAGAACTTATAAAAACGCGCGGTTTTGCCAATAATGTCACCTCATCAATAGTGGATAATACTATTTAAGAGAAAATGGCGATTCTTGTCAATTACTTTCCTTATCCAAAGGCAA
This genomic window contains:
- a CDS encoding DUF4062 domain-containing protein, with translation MAKPRVFISSTYYDLRYIREDIARFIREQGYDPVLFERGQIAYGREQAPADYCLKEIELCDILVSVVGGRFGSEFGDNYSITQKEFKQAFDLGKQVYIFVEKNVKSEYETYKINKDIEIKYRFVNDKRIYEFIEELELLPRNNPMFDFESSQDIIKILKEQWSGLFQRLLQEEADKPKLDLINTLKQTAATLQQIITVQSKRDETNKEAIKDVLIFNHPAFQRLQNQLGLRFKITFTNVGELNEFLEAFGFTRTQDPFLDYLEWQRINKAKTTKFTLKIDESLFDESNNLRPWDITTWNDSFIMIEREEIPVDIDDDDLPF